The DNA sequence AATATCGTTCCTGTTGTTGCATCGTACAAACGGGCAATCAATGAAGCTGTAGTGGTTTTTCCGCCTCCGGTTGGCCCTACGAATGCGTATGTTTTGCCTCGTTCCAGATTAAAATTGACGTGATGCAAAACTTCTTTCCCATTTGGATAGGTAAATGAAACATCACGGAAAGAAAGATAAGAAGAAGCGGGTTCACTAATGCTATTCTCAATAACTTCCAGATTCGTATCCAAAGAAAGTATTTGCGAAATGCGGTCCCATCCGGCCATTGCCACCTGGAAATTGGCCCATAGTCCGGCCAATTGACGCAACGGATGGTAAAAGCTGTTCACGTAAGCCAGAAAGCTGATCAGCAATCCAATGGTAAAACTTCCGGTCGTGATCAGGTAAATACCAAAAGCAAGAACAACGAGCTGACCTAAATTTGACGAAAACCCAAAAACCGGAGTGAAAATATTGTTGGCCAAACCCGCACTAACTGCCGTCGAATAATTCTTCTGATTGGCTTCATCGAAGCGTTTCCGAAAATAATCACGACGGTTAAAAGCAATGATCACCTTGAAGTTGTTCAGGCTTTCCTGAATTTCGGCGCTCAATCCACCAGTACTTTTTAGATTGGCCGCGTTTTTTCGTTTGACCCAGGGCGAAATGGCCTTGGTGAAAATCCAGATGATCAAAGCAGGCAAAAGTGCAGCGGAACCCAATTCAAGATTAATACTCAACAGAAAGATACCTGCACCAAGCATAGTAAATATGCTGCTGATAAACTGCATCAGCGATTGCGAGAAAAACTGGTTCAGTTTGTCGGTATCGTTGTTGATTCTCGAAATTAGGTCACCCGCTTTGTTCTGATTAAAAAAATCGACGGGCAATTCCTGAAGTTTGGTAAAAACAGCATTACGGAGACTATACAACATCCGAATTCCAACGCCGCCCATCATGATCATTTGCAGGTAATTGGTTGCAAACGCCACCATATACAACACCAGTAAAATAGCCGAATACCGGATCACTCCGTCGTATTG is a window from the Aquipluma nitroreducens genome containing:
- a CDS encoding ABC transporter ATP-binding protein gives rise to the protein MNYNLNQTATAAEQKKSTLAALRKLLDLIREEKRTLILAFIIIFINAGLSLLGPYLIGHTIDTYIQSKQYDGVIRYSAILLVLYMVAFATNYLQMIMMGGVGIRMLYSLRNAVFTKLQELPVDFFNQNKAGDLISRINNDTDKLNQFFSQSLMQFISSIFTMLGAGIFLLSINLELGSAALLPALIIWIFTKAISPWVKRKNAANLKSTGGLSAEIQESLNNFKVIIAFNRRDYFRKRFDEANQKNYSTAVSAGLANNIFTPVFGFSSNLGQLVVLAFGIYLITTGSFTIGLLISFLAYVNSFYHPLRQLAGLWANFQVAMAGWDRISQILSLDTNLEVIENSISEPASSYLSFRDVSFTYPNGKEVLHHVNFNLERGKTYAFVGPTGGGKTTTASLIARLYDATTGTILLDGKDIRSYHPEERTNKIGFILQEPFLFTGTVRDNILYGNPEYKNLSNDELAAVIKESGLESLLSRFDSGLDSKVQTTGDGISLGQKQLIAFMRSVLRKPELLILDEATANIDTITEQLLENILQKLPATTTRVIIAHRLNTIENADEIFFVNSGEVVPAGSLADAVNLLLHGKRES